A region from the Triticum urartu cultivar G1812 chromosome 1, Tu2.1, whole genome shotgun sequence genome encodes:
- the LOC125540230 gene encoding uncharacterized protein LOC125540230 yields MARSWRAKSRLEPNSARLGSCPALPTTAVFTPEEVTSILQDLVMAVQGIYLYLPGPPAPPPAATTAAYGHPALPWPSQGVPAMGGPLLPPFQAGHPSGPPPPLLHLPWYSVPTAIIGAHPSFQPPPAPMPSWPQWPAPILAAPSAPAPAPHWPVPAPAMPTAPPAPVQLPSPPPSSGLGQSTPGGLPIQQVRFPPSPSQIPAWLTGTSPPPVYTEAGDSPVPTLQSGASSGSAGAYVGLPTVDRAPSSSLLRIAEPVGHGAPTQTPPRFAKIDFATYDGTEDPINWLNQCEQFFRGQCTLASERTWLASYHLRGAAQTWYYALEQDEGSMPPWERFRELCLLRFGPPIRGSRLAELGRLPFTSTVQDFADRFQAVACHASGVTAQQRADLFVGGHPDHIRMDVELQGPQDIQTAMYYARAFERRTVAVQQESPSRATGSLPWPDPAPGRTVQASAAPLAATAARPFRWLTSAELLERRRQGLCFNCDEPYTPAHACPRLFYLAVADYIPEDAVVADLAAPVVAKVFDAG; encoded by the coding sequence ATGGCTCGTTCATGGCGAGCCAAATCCAGGCTCGAACCGAACTCGGCTCGGCTCGGCTCGTGTCCAGCCCTACCGACAACTGCTGTTTTCACGCCGGAAGAAGTCACCAGCATCTTGCAGGATCTCGTGATGGCCGTCCAGGGCATCTATCTATACCTGCCGGGGCCGCCTGCACCTCCGCCGGCTGCGACTACCGCCGCCTACGGCCACCCCGCGCTGCCGTGGCCGTCCCAGGGCGTGCCTGCAATGGGCGGGCCACTGCTGCCGCCGTTCCAGGCGGGGCACCCCAGCGGGCCGCCTCCGCCGCTGCTGCACCTGCCCTGGTACTCGGTACCCACGGCAATCATCGGGGCCCATCCGTCGTTCCAGCCGCCACCCGCCCCAATGCCGTCCTGGCCACAGTGGCCCGCACCGATTCTCGCGGCGCCTTCCGCGCCTGCCCCAGCGCCGCACTGGCCCGTGCCGGCCCCAGCCATGCCaaccgcgccgcccgcgccggtCCAGCTTCCATCGCCGCCGCCCAGCTCCGGACTGGGCCAGTCCACACCGGGAGGCCTCCCGATCCAGCAGGTCCGGTTTCCGCCATCACCGTCCCAGATCCCGGCCTGGCTAACCGGGACGTCGCCACCGCCAGTTTACACGGAGGCCGGGGACTCACCGGTACCCACGCTGCAGTCTGGGGCCTCGTCCGGCTCCGCGGGGGCCTATGTCGGTCTCCCCACCGTTGACCGGGCGCCGTCATCATCACTGCTCCGCATTGCCGAGCCGGTCGGCCATGGTGCGCCGACGCAGACGCCGCCACGGTTTGCCAAGATCGACTTCGCCACTTATGACGGCACGGAGGACCCGATTAACTGGCTCAACCAGTGTGAGCAGTTTTTCCGTGGACAGTGCACGCTCGCGTCGGAGCGCACTTGGCTGGCATCCTACCACCTCCGCGGTGCAGCCCAGACCTGGTACTACGCCCTCGAGCAGGACGAGGGCAGCATGCCCCCTTGGGAGCGCTTCCGCGAGCTTTGCCTCCTTCGTTTTGGGCCCCCGATCCGCGGGAGCCGCCTGGCGGAGCTAGGCCGCCTTCCCTTCACCTCCACTGTTCAGGACTTCGCCGATCGTTTCCAGGCCGTGGCATGCCACGCGTCGGGTGTGACGGCGCAGCAGCGGGCTGACCTCTTTGTCGGTGGACATCCGGATCACATCCGCATGGACGTGGAGCTTCAGGGACCCCAGGATATCCAGACGGCCATGTACTACGCCCGTGCGTTCGAGCGCCGCACGGTGGCCGTCCAACAGGAGTCACCGTCCCGGGCCACTGGGTCGCTACCCTGGCCAGATCCCGCTCCGGGTAGGACTGTTCAGGCTTCCGCGGCACCCCTCGCCGCGACCGCGGCGCGACCGTTCCGCTGGCTCACGTCGGCCGAGCTACTCGAGCGTCGCCGCCAAGGGTTGTGCTTCAATTGCGACGAGCCCTACACGCCCGCCCACGCCTGCCCGCGACTCTTCTACCTGGCGGTTGCAGACTACATTCCGGAGGACGCCGTCGTTGCCGACCTTGCCGCCCCAGTTGTCGCGAAGGTGTTTGACGCTGGTTGA